AGACGACACGATGCACAGATAGCGCAGGCGCTCGAGCAGCGGCACATCGGGGCGCACGGCCCAGTCGAAAACGCGTTCGTTGAACGCCAGAATGCTGTGATCGCGGTCGAGCAAAGCTATCTTCTTGCCGTCCAGCCCCTCGGGAGACCGAGTGGTGAAAACGGCAGCACTACCCTCTGTTGCTGTCATGGACGATGGCGTGGACACGGAGAAAGGCATACGAATGAATCAGTCGAGATCGATGACAATCAGTATCAAATGCGCTCATGACAATCATGTGACAGCGTCATTACTTTGTCATATCTCAGACAAATATTCATCTGTATGTTCGATGGATTCGACAGAACCGAAAGTAAGAAAGCGCCGACACTTGGCTGCGGCGACGCTTGACCATTCAAAGAGCCAAAGACTCAGCGATTCAGAAAATGCTTGCGGTACTTGGCAGGCAAGTCTTCCAGACGCATCAGCATCGGCAGATCGGCGGTGTTGAAATCCGGGTCCCATGCAGGAGCGCCCAGAATGCGTGTGCCGAGGCGCAGATAGCCCTTGATCAGCGCCGGTGGGTCCACGTCGAGGCTGGAATCCAGCGTCTCCAGCGGCAGCGGCAGGCGCGGACGCACGTGGTACTCGATGGGAGCCATGTGTGTCTCGCTGATGCGACGGTAGATGCTTGCCGCCACATCGCCGGTCACCACACCGTTGTGCAGCATCGGAATGCTGGCGCAGCCAATCATGGTGTCCAGCGAGTTGCGCACCATGAAGTCGGCCAGCGCACCCCACAGCGCAAGCACCACACCGCCATGGCGATGGTCCGGGTGCACGCAACTGCGACCAAGCTCCACCATGCGGCTGCGCAACGTGCGCA
This genomic stretch from Diaphorobacter sp. HDW4B harbors:
- a CDS encoding GNAT family N-acetyltransferase, translated to MSDLPSPTMPLSPASLPRGSLHRPSDASHVGQVSEARGGIEVSWARNLDEVREAQKLRFDVFVSEMGAQLSTPVAGHDIDLFDDFCEHLLVRDVVTRQVIGTYRVLTPVQARRVGSTYSDTEFDLTRLRTLRSRMVELGRSCVHPDHRHGGVVLALWGALADFMVRNSLDTMIGCASIPMLHNGVVTGDVAASIYRRISETHMAPIEYHVRPRLPLPLETLDSSLDVDPPALIKGYLRLGTRILGAPAWDPDFNTADLPMLMRLEDLPAKYRKHFLNR